The following nucleotide sequence is from Nitratidesulfovibrio termitidis HI1.
CCGGGGTCCAGCCCGGCGATGCCGTCCACCTTGCGGGCGGCGTAGATCAGATCCTTGCCCAGGGTGGCGCTGAAGCGCACGTCGGTGCCCAGCGCGCCGGTGCGGGCCGCCACCACCTCGGGCCGGGTGGCGTGGTCCTCCAGCGTGGACAGGCGCTCGTACGGCACGTCGGAATCGGCCATGACGTGGCCGTCCACGATGTAGGTGATGCGGGTGCCGGTGCGGCGGGAGAATTCCGTGACCCAGGCGTTGAGATGCCGGTACGAGGGAAAGCGCGGGTGCTCGCGCAGCAGCCAGTAGGTGGTGTCCACGTCCTCGGCGGCGCGGGCCTTGGCCTCCAGCAGCACGTCGCGGCGCAGGGTCTTGTCGAAATAGAGATAGGGCGGCAGCAGCGCCACGATCAGCAGCAGCCAGGTGCCCACGACGAGCCGTTTGCGCAGGGAGTACTGTTTCATCATCCTTGTCTCGCGCGGGTCCGTGTCGCGCCCGTCACATGGATGTTACAATTCGTCGAACGTGTGTCGGCCCGCGTGTCGATCAGGGTGCCGGGGGCGTGCCGTTGCGCGTCGCCGCCCGTGGGGAACATGCCTGATTCCGTCCGCTCTTCCGGGGGGGAAATCCGTCACGCGGACTCGCTGTCGTGGAACACGACGCAGCATTTCCCGGCGCGCTTGGCCGCGTACAGGGCGGTGTCCGCAAGGCGCAGCACCTCGTGGACGTCTTCCGCGTCCAGGGGCCATACCGCCGCGCCCACCGAGCAGCCAGCGTGCACCAGTTCCCCGGCGATGGCGAACGGCCTGCCCAGGGCCTGGACGACACGGTCGGCCACCAGCAGGGCGCCGTCGCGGGGGTGGTCTTCCGCACTGGGCAGTACCATGACGAACTCGTCGCCGCCAAGCCGGGCCACCACGTCGCCTTCGCGCAGGCAGTCGCGCAGCCGCTCGGCCACCTGCCGCAGCAGTGCGTCGCCCACCTGATGCCCCAGGGTGTCGTTGACCGCCTTGAATCCGTCAAGATCCATGAACAGCAGGGTCAGCGCCCTACCGCCCCGGCGCGACTGGCCCACGGCGCGGGCAAGGTGTTGTTCCAGGGCGCGGCGGTTGGGCAGCCCGGTAAGCTTGTCGTTAAGGGCCATGGCTTCCATGTGGTCCAGGGCGTGCTGCTTGTGGGTCAGGGCGTCCACCATGCCCCGCAGCGAGGCGGACAGCACTTCGATTTCGGGCACGCCGCGCAGTTCGGGAATTTCCTGGTGCCCGCCGTTGCGCAACCGGTCGGCGGCCCGGGTCAGAAGGCGCAGGGGCCGGGCCACGGACCCGGCCACGAACCAGCCGATGACGGCGAACAGCAGGCCCATGAGCAGGCCCGCGACCAGCACGTCGTGTTCCAGCGCCCGCACGGGCGCGTGGGCGCTGGCCAGGGGCTGGCGGGCCAGCACCGTCCAGCCGAGGCCCCTGTAATCCTCGAAGCCCGCGCCCGTGGCGTAGCCGGTCAGATAGTCCTGGCCGTCGGGCCAGCGTTCCACGCTCCACCCCACGGCGCCCGTGCGGGCGCTGGCCACGACATCGAGCGGCAGCGGGGTGCCCGGCGCGGGCGAGGTGCCCAGCAGTACGGTGTCGTCGGCGGCCACCACGAACACCTCGATGCTCTGGTCTATCCGCTGTGAACGAAAAATGGTGCGCTCGATCTGGTGTGCCCATTCCCAGCTCAGGTGGGCGGCCAGCACCCCGGCCAGACTGCCGTCGGGCGCGGCCACGGGCACGCTGATGTCCACGAACTTCATGGGTTCGCCCGAGGGATTGGGCAGCAGTCTGGCCAGCAGCACGGCATCGTGCACGTCGCCCACGAAGGGGGCTTTCGAACCTTTGGCGAACACCGGCCGCGCGGAAATGTCCACGCCTTCCAGAACGCCCCCGGTGGCCGCCAGCACGCGGCCCGAGGCATCGGTGAAGCCCACCCACGAAAAGATGGGCAGGGCGTGTTGCAACTGGTCGAGCAGGGCGCGCACCGACCGGGTATCGTCGGGTTTGCGCAGGGCGTCCAGTGTCGCCAGCATGTTGATTTCGCCGCTCCGCGCCCACATGGAGCGGTCGAGCTTGTCGGCCATCTGGTAGGCCGTTTCGGACAGCATGCTGCCGATCCGGGCGCGGACCAGCTGGCCGGACCGGTGCCCCACCAACAGGCCGAGGCAGACGGACAGGACAAGGATGAGCCCCGCGAAGGTCAGGGCGAAGCGTGCCCGCAGGCTGAGAGAAGGGAGTTTCATGGGCTTTTGTCGTGCGGGCATGGCCGCGTGGCGTATTGCGTGGAAGGCGCCTTGCGGGCCTGGGCATGATGCGGCGGGCGCCCGCGCGCCCGCCAGGTCCATGCGCGATATCCCGTTGCGATGCAAGACGTGAAGGCGTGCTTACCGGAATACGCCGGAGCAGGCGGCGCAGTTCGCGCCGCCTGGGCGTGTTGCCGACATGGGGGCGGCGGCAGGCCCTAGCCCTGCACCGCGCGCAGGAAGCCGTAGATTTCGGTGGGGTGGCTTTCCACGCCGTTGGCCACGTAGCGGCGCACCACGGCCACCTGGTTGCCGCGCGGGGTAACCGATTCGTCCACCAGCAGCACCACGTCGTACGGGGTTTCGGCCTGCGGCTGCTCCAGGGTCAGCCACCAACCGCCGTCCTCGGCGGGTTCGCTGCGCAGGACGTAATTGTCCGGCGGCTGGAAGGCGAAGGCCAGCATGGCCTTCAGGTCGTTGATGCAGAAGCGGCCACGGGCCCGCCCGGCCACGCCCAGGAATTCGCCCTGGGGCGACTGCACCACCAGCGGCAGGGCCAGCAGGTGGCGCGGTGGATCCTGCGGCGCGGGAAAGGCGGCGTCCAGAGAGGTGGGGCCGTTGGGGACGTCGGACGCCGGGACGGCCATGCCGCCGGGGAAGGGCACCACCCGGCCGCCGGAAAGGGCAGAGGGGGCGGAGGACGCGAGAGCGGCGTCGGCCTCGGCGTCGGTTGCTTCGCCGCCAGGTGTCGCGGGGGCGGGGTTCTCCGGCGTTGCGGGGGCGGAGGACGGGGCGCGGGGCGCAGCCACGGATGCGGGGTGCCCCGCGTCAGCGCCCTCGGGACCGGCCACGGCGCCCAGCAGGGCCTCGAACCGCGCGGCCAGCGCCTGCGCCTCGTCCAGCCAGGCGGGGCGGCCCTGCAAGCCGGTCGCGCCCGGTGTGCCAGTTTCGCCAGTCGCGCCCGGTACGCTTCCATCACCGGACACGGGGGCCAGCGCGGTGATCAGGGTCTCGATGTGCTGCACCCGCTTGAGGATGGCGTTCTGCTGCTGGGTCAGCCCCACCATGCTCTTGGCCAGGTTGCTCACGGCCAGGGTGAAGTCCTGCGGCAGTTCCACCCGCGCGGGCTGGGCCGAGGTGGCAGGTGCGGCGGGTTCGGCGGATTCCGCATCGTCCCGGTCGTCACTGGCAGGGGCTTCCGGCGTTATCCACACGAACTCGGCGGCCAGGCGGGCGCGCACCTCTTCCACCGACATGCCCATCTCGAACAGGTCGCGGATGCGCAGGGACACCGCCGCCGCCTCCGCCGTGAAGCGGATGGGCTTGCCCTGGCTGGCCACGGGGATGCAGTCCGGGAACTTGCGGCGGTAGCTTTTGACCGTGGTTTCGGAAACGCCCAGCAGGCGGGCGAGGTCGCGGTGGGTCAGGTTGCCTTCGGTCATGGAAATCCTTTTGGTGTGTCGCGGCAGGTGCGATGCGTGGTGCGCCGTGCGGGCAGGGTGGGCGGTGGGGCGGGCCCCGCTGTGGGGGCCCTTGTGCGCTGCCGCGTTCCGTGTCCGCTGAGCCCGCCGCACCCGCCGTACCCGCCGTACGGGCGCGGGTGCGCGTTGCGGCGTTGTGTGCTAGGCTGCGCCCATTGCAATGTCCGGCGTGACTGACCAGGCAGGCAGTGGTCAGGCAGACAGTGGTCAGGCAGACAGTGGCCGGGCCGGGTGGCCGGACGGCCAGCGGGGCGCGACGGGGGTTGAACCCTGCCGTGCGAGCGGCTATGGTGCGCGCCCCCGCAGGTCTGGCAGCGGCCTGGAGACAGCCCGACGACCATCTGTGTGTGGGGCCCGCCGAGGAGCGCCTTTCCCGCAGGGTGAATATCGCATGCTTATCATACGGCTATCGGTATTTCAACCTGTGACGGCATGGTATTCCCGCTGCGGCATCGTGCGCTTTCCGCAGGGTTTCCGATGCGGGGCCGCGGTTTTTCCGCCGTGCCCCCGCCGCCGATTTTTCCCTTCCGCCACCTTCTGAGGACTGCCATGCATCGTTTCCTTCGCACGCTCCGTTTCCTCCATGCCCTTCGTCCGCAAATGACTGCCCTGTCCTGCTGCCGCCGGGGACGCCCCCTTGCCGCGTCCCTTGGGCTGGCCCTGGCCTGCCTGGCGGCCATCCTGCCTGGCTGGCCCCGCCCCGCCTGCGCCGCGCCCACGGAACTGACCCTGGCCGTGGTGACCACCCCCGGTTCGGCCCAGCACGTCTGCGCCGAACGGTTCCGGCAGTTGCTCGAAGAACGCTCGCACGGGGCCTACCGGGTGGTGGTGCACCATTCCGGCACCTTGGGCACCGAGACGGAAATCCTGCAGCAGTTGCAATTGGGCGGCGTGCAGCTGGCCATCATCACCCTGGGCGTGCTGGACCCGTTCGTGCCCGAGGTGAAGGTGCTGGACTACCCCTTCCTGTTCCGCGATGCGGCAGAAGCGGACCGCGTGCTGGACGGGCCGGTGGGAAGGTCGCTGCTTGATGCGCTGGAGCGGGTGGGCCTGAAGGGGCTGCACTTTTCCGAGAACGGCTTTCGGCATCTGACCAACAACGTGCGCCCGGTGCGCAACGCGGACGACGTGCGCGGCCTGAAGATCCGCGTGCTGGAATCCACCCTGCACCGCGAACTGTGGCGTACCCTTGGCGCCAATCCCACGCCCATGGGCTGGCCCATCTATGCGGAATTGCAGCAGGGCACCATCGACGGGCAGGAAAACCCCCTGTGGGTCATCGCGGAATACCGCATGCCCGAGGTGCAGAAATACCTTTCGCTGACCGGGCACGTGTATTCCGCCCACGCGGACCTGGCCAACCTGGCCTGGTTCAACGGGCTGCCCGAGGCGGACCGGGCGCTGGTCATGCAGTGCATGGCCGACGCCGCCGTGTACCAGCGGGACTACAACCGCCGGAAGGACGCCGATTATCTGCGCCAACTGCGCGAAGCAGGCATGCAGGTGGTGGATGCGCCGGACCTGGATTCGTTCCAGACCCGTGCCGACGCGTTGCGCCAGAGCCCCATGTTCACCCAGCCGGGCACCCGCGACATGCTGGCCCGCGTGCTGGCGGCGGTGGGGCGTCAGGGGGCGGAATGACGGCGGGAGGCACTGCCGCATCGCCCGCGCCGGGCACCCTTGAAGCCGCGTCCCCGCGCAGTGGGACCGGGAGCGACGTGTCCGGGAGCGACGTGTCCGGGAACGACGTTTTCGGGGACAACGTGACCGGAACCAACGGGGCAGGGGGCAATGGCGGGGGCCGTGGCCCCGGCCCTGCCGCCACCCGGGCGCTGCTGTCCGTGTCCGCGCGCTGCGACGCCGTGGCCCGCGTCTGGCTGATCGGCGCAACACTGGTCATGGCCGGGCTGCTCATCGCGCAGGTGGTGTTTCGCTACGCCTTCAACAATTCGCTGTTCTGGTCGGAGGAACTGGGCCGCGCCCTGCTGGTGCAACTGACCTTCATCGGCGCTTCGGTGGCCTGGCGGGGGCGGGCGCACATCGGCATGGACGCGCTGGTGGCGCGTTTTTCGCCGGAGTGGGCATGGCGGGCGCGGCTGCTGGTGTTGTGCCTGTGCGTGGCCTTTTTCGCCGCCGTGGCCTGGCATGGCGCACGGTTTACCCTGTTTCTGCTGCCGCAGCAGACGGCGGCGCTTGGCGTGTCGCGGGCCGTGGTCTTTGTGGCCGTGCCTGTGGGCGGGGCGTTGCTGACCCTGCACGGACTGGCGGACCTGCTGGCCCACCTGTGGCCCTTTGCTGCCGGTGGTGCAGGTCGTGCCGGTGGTGCCGGGCAGGGCATGGGCGACGCCTCGCTGCCGTGCGGCATGACGGGCCCTGATATGGATCGTGACGCGGATCGTGATGTGGACCGTGACGCGGGACGAGACGCTGCCGCCCCGCCGTCTTCCGCAACCATGAAGGCCCCTGCCCCGGAGGGCCGCTGACATGGTGGCCCTGATCCTGTTCGGCGGCATGGTGCTGCTGTTCGCGCTGAACGCCCCGGTGGCCGTGGCCCTGGGCGGTGCGGCCTTTGCCGCCGTGCTGGCCAAGGGGCTGACCATGCCCGGCGGGCTGGAACCCATGCTGGCCGTGCAGCGGCTGTATGCCGGAGCCGATTCCTTTCCCCTGCTGGCCGTGCCGCTGTTCATGCTGGCGGGCGAACTGATGTCCGCCGGGGGCATTTCGCGGCGCATCGTGGCCCTGGCCGATGCGCTGGTGGGCCATCTGCCGGGCGGTCTGGCGGCTGTTTCGGTGGTGTCGGCCATGTTCTTTGCCGGGGTGTCCGGCTCTGCCGCCGCCGATACGGCTGCCGTGGGGTCCATCCTTATTCCGGCCATGATCCGGCGCGGCTACCCGGCCCCGCTGGCGGGCGCGGTGCAGGCCGCGGGGGGATGCATCGGGGTGATCATTCCACCCAGCATCCCCATGATCGTGTTCGGTGCGCTGACCGGGGCCTCCATCGGGCGGCTGTTTGCGGGCGGGCTGTTGCCGGGGCTGCTCATGGGCATGTCGCTGGTGGTCCTGTGCGTGGTGGAGGCGCGGCGCACGGGCCGGGTGCCGGAACGGCGCTTCGACGCGCGCGCCCTGTGGCCCGCCGTCCGCTCCGGGGCATGGGCGCTGGGTGCGCCCGCCATCATCCTGGGGACCATCATCGGCGGGGTGGCTACCGCCACCGAATCGGCGGCCATGGCCGTGGCCTACGCCCTGCTGGTGGGGCTGTACGTCCACCGCGAACTGCGCTGGCGCGATCTGCCGCGTCTGGCCCTGTGCGCCGGGGTGACGTCCGCCGTGGTCATGCTGATCATCGCCGCCGCATCACTGTTCGGATGGGTGATGGCGCTGGAACGGCTGCCGCAGGCCATTGCGGGTGGCCTGCTGTCCCTGACCGGAGACCGGGTGGCGCTGTTGCTGCTGGTGAACCTGCTGCTGCTGGTGGTGGGCGCGTTTCTGGAAACCACCGCCGCCATACTGCTGTTCGTGCCGGTGCTGGTGCCGCTGCTGCCCGCATTGGGCATCGACCTGGTGCACCTGGGGGTCATCGTGGTGGTGAACCTGGCCATCGGCATGCTGACCCCGCCGCTGGGGGTGTGCCTGGTGGTGTCGTGTTCCATCGCCCGTACGCCGCTGTCGGCCATCAGCCGGGCCATAATGCCCCTGCTGGCGGTGCTGCTGGCCGACCTTTTGCTGGTGACCTTCTGGCCGCCGCTGGTGCTCTGGCTGGGCGGATAGGTCGCACCATCCGCAGGGAGGCGGGGCGGATTCGCGCGCCACTGCGGCTCTTTCAGTCTGCGGCACCATCCCCTTCCGTGTCTTCTCGGTCCGTACCATTCGAATGCCCCGTGAACGGCGGTACGGTGTCATCGTCTGCTGATTCGCCGGCGTTGTCTTGCCCGCTGAATTTTCCCACCACGTCCAGAAAGCCGCGCAGCAGGGCGTCGTCGCGTCCGGCGCGCCATACCAGATCCAGACGGATATCGGGCAGGCCGGGCCGGATGTCCGGCAGACCGGGTGCATCGCCCGTACCCCCATTGCCTGCGGCCACGTCGCGGTACACCACGCCCTCGCGCGGTTCGCTGCGGGCGGATGCGGGCACGATGGCCGCGCCCACCCCCGCCGCCACCAGCGCGCGCTGGGTATTAAGCCCCACTGCTTCCTGCGGCACCCGGGGCGAAAAGCCCGCCGCCCTGCATGCGGCGATGATGGCGTCGTACGCCGCCGGAAACACCCGGCGCGGGTAGAGGATCAGCGGCACCCCGGCCAGTGCGGCCAGCGGCACCACCTGAAGCCCGGCCAGGGGATGCTGCGCGGGCAGGGCCACCACCTGCGGCTCGTGCAGGAACGGCGCGTGGTCGAAGCCCTCCGGCAGGCCGTCCAGATTGCGCAGCAGGCCCACGTCCAGATCCCCGGATTCGATGCGCCGCAGTTGCAGCAGGGTGCCCATTTCGCGCAGTTCCAGCCGCACGTCTGGGCAGCGTTCCCGATAGGCGGCAACCGCCTGCGGAAAGCGCGTGGCTGCCGCGCTGACCACGAATCCCAGTCGCAGCCGCCCCCGCTCGCCCCGCGCCGTGCCGCGCGCCCGCTCCACCGCCGCGTCCAGTCCGGCCAGCAGGTCGCGCACGTCGTCGCGCAGGGCCTCGCCCGCCGGGGTGGCCCGCACCGTGCGGCTGGTGCGGTCGAACAGGCGTACCCCCAGTTCCTCTTCCAGCGCCTGAATCTGCTGGCTGAGCGGCGGCTGCGAAACATGCATGCGCCGGGCGGCCCGCCCGAAGTGCAGTTCTTCGGCCACGGCCAGAAAGTAGCGCAATTGGCGCAGCTCCATTATCAATATCTCCTGCATATCAATTTATAAGAAAATTCGAATTGGACATATCATTCGGCGCGCCGTAGCGTCCAGACCATGCACTCGGCCCCTGTGGCCGGTTGGTGCGTACGGACAGGTGGAGCACGACAGGCGGTTCGGGAAGGTCCCGACCGCCCGCTCCATCCCTCCGCAACCTTACGGAGCATGTCATGTTTGCCCTTGCCCTTATTCAGCCCCGCCCAGACCGACGCCCGCCCGTGCTGGTGCGTCTGGCCCTGGCCGTGCTGATGGGTGCGGTGCTGGGCGTGGCCATGGGCCTTGGCCCCTCGCTGGTACCGTAACGTTCACCCCATTCGACCGCCACGCGCCTACGGGTCCGCCTGAAGCCCGGACGCGCGAAACAGGACGCCCCCTACCTGCCGGAGGGGGCGTCTTTTGTTGCGTGCGATGAGCAGCGGCGCAGAATGCGTGGGGGAATCCGCAGTATCAGATGGGGGCGTGTGGCGGCGGTCATTACACGCACCAAAAAGTGCCTGCTTGACCATGATGCCCGGCGCGGTATGTAGGGAATAGTGACCAAACCGCGCCCGACATCCGGCAGCCTGTTTCTGCGGGCGGGCGCACAGCTTAGCGAGGTTGCCATGAACGTGCTGATCATCAATGGGCACGAGCCCTATCCCCATTCGCCCGGCGGGCTGAACCGCCACCTGATGGAACTGGCACGCACCACGCTGGAAGGGCTGGGCCACGCCGTGCAGGTGACCGAAACCGCGAAACCCTATGATGTGGCGGCGGAAATCGACCGCCACCTGTGGGCGGACAGGA
It contains:
- a CDS encoding sensor domain-containing diguanylate cyclase; protein product: MKLPSLSLRARFALTFAGLILVLSVCLGLLVGHRSGQLVRARIGSMLSETAYQMADKLDRSMWARSGEINMLATLDALRKPDDTRSVRALLDQLQHALPIFSWVGFTDASGRVLAATGGVLEGVDISARPVFAKGSKAPFVGDVHDAVLLARLLPNPSGEPMKFVDISVPVAAPDGSLAGVLAAHLSWEWAHQIERTIFRSQRIDQSIEVFVVAADDTVLLGTSPAPGTPLPLDVVASARTGAVGWSVERWPDGQDYLTGYATGAGFEDYRGLGWTVLARQPLASAHAPVRALEHDVLVAGLLMGLLFAVIGWFVAGSVARPLRLLTRAADRLRNGGHQEIPELRGVPEIEVLSASLRGMVDALTHKQHALDHMEAMALNDKLTGLPNRRALEQHLARAVGQSRRGGRALTLLFMDLDGFKAVNDTLGHQVGDALLRQVAERLRDCLREGDVVARLGGDEFVMVLPSAEDHPRDGALLVADRVVQALGRPFAIAGELVHAGCSVGAAVWPLDAEDVHEVLRLADTALYAAKRAGKCCVVFHDSESA
- a CDS encoding MerR family transcriptional regulator, with product MTEGNLTHRDLARLLGVSETTVKSYRRKFPDCIPVASQGKPIRFTAEAAAVSLRIRDLFEMGMSVEEVRARLAAEFVWITPEAPASDDRDDAESAEPAAPATSAQPARVELPQDFTLAVSNLAKSMVGLTQQQNAILKRVQHIETLITALAPVSGDGSVPGATGETGTPGATGLQGRPAWLDEAQALAARFEALLGAVAGPEGADAGHPASVAAPRAPSSAPATPENPAPATPGGEATDAEADAALASSAPSALSGGRVVPFPGGMAVPASDVPNGPTSLDAAFPAPQDPPRHLLALPLVVQSPQGEFLGVAGRARGRFCINDLKAMLAFAFQPPDNYVLRSEPAEDGGWWLTLEQPQAETPYDVVLLVDESVTPRGNQVAVVRRYVANGVESHPTEIYGFLRAVQG
- a CDS encoding TRAP transporter substrate-binding protein, with translation MTALSCCRRGRPLAASLGLALACLAAILPGWPRPACAAPTELTLAVVTTPGSAQHVCAERFRQLLEERSHGAYRVVVHHSGTLGTETEILQQLQLGGVQLAIITLGVLDPFVPEVKVLDYPFLFRDAAEADRVLDGPVGRSLLDALERVGLKGLHFSENGFRHLTNNVRPVRNADDVRGLKIRVLESTLHRELWRTLGANPTPMGWPIYAELQQGTIDGQENPLWVIAEYRMPEVQKYLSLTGHVYSAHADLANLAWFNGLPEADRALVMQCMADAAVYQRDYNRRKDADYLRQLREAGMQVVDAPDLDSFQTRADALRQSPMFTQPGTRDMLARVLAAVGRQGAE
- a CDS encoding TRAP transporter small permease; translated protein: MTGTNGAGGNGGGRGPGPAATRALLSVSARCDAVARVWLIGATLVMAGLLIAQVVFRYAFNNSLFWSEELGRALLVQLTFIGASVAWRGRAHIGMDALVARFSPEWAWRARLLVLCLCVAFFAAVAWHGARFTLFLLPQQTAALGVSRAVVFVAVPVGGALLTLHGLADLLAHLWPFAAGGAGRAGGAGQGMGDASLPCGMTGPDMDRDADRDVDRDAGRDAAAPPSSATMKAPAPEGR
- a CDS encoding TRAP transporter large permease encodes the protein MVALILFGGMVLLFALNAPVAVALGGAAFAAVLAKGLTMPGGLEPMLAVQRLYAGADSFPLLAVPLFMLAGELMSAGGISRRIVALADALVGHLPGGLAAVSVVSAMFFAGVSGSAAADTAAVGSILIPAMIRRGYPAPLAGAVQAAGGCIGVIIPPSIPMIVFGALTGASIGRLFAGGLLPGLLMGMSLVVLCVVEARRTGRVPERRFDARALWPAVRSGAWALGAPAIILGTIIGGVATATESAAMAVAYALLVGLYVHRELRWRDLPRLALCAGVTSAVVMLIIAAASLFGWVMALERLPQAIAGGLLSLTGDRVALLLLVNLLLLVVGAFLETTAAILLFVPVLVPLLPALGIDLVHLGVIVVVNLAIGMLTPPLGVCLVVSCSIARTPLSAISRAIMPLLAVLLADLLLVTFWPPLVLWLGG
- a CDS encoding LysR substrate-binding domain-containing protein, whose product is MELRQLRYFLAVAEELHFGRAARRMHVSQPPLSQQIQALEEELGVRLFDRTSRTVRATPAGEALRDDVRDLLAGLDAAVERARGTARGERGRLRLGFVVSAAATRFPQAVAAYRERCPDVRLELREMGTLLQLRRIESGDLDVGLLRNLDGLPEGFDHAPFLHEPQVVALPAQHPLAGLQVVPLAALAGVPLILYPRRVFPAAYDAIIAACRAAGFSPRVPQEAVGLNTQRALVAAGVGAAIVPASARSEPREGVVYRDVAAGNGGTGDAPGLPDIRPGLPDIRLDLVWRAGRDDALLRGFLDVVGKFSGQDNAGESADDDTVPPFTGHSNGTDREDTEGDGAAD